A window of Pirellula sp. SH-Sr6A contains these coding sequences:
- a CDS encoding P27 family phage terminase small subunit gives MAKKIVKKSPPSKVAKKSQPIRQVPSPAGFDLCPIGIAYWERIAPQLVEINLLTELHLETFAELCRTYGEYRTLTKWLIEDPSRATFTSESGYESESPQVRMREKALTTLQKLWPKFGLHPFSLAQMRKHGGIPSNKGAAIQAFAHRKYDR, from the coding sequence ATGGCCAAGAAGATCGTCAAGAAATCGCCGCCTTCCAAAGTCGCGAAAAAGTCGCAGCCAATCAGGCAGGTCCCCAGCCCTGCAGGCTTTGACCTCTGCCCCATTGGAATTGCTTATTGGGAACGGATCGCTCCACAGCTCGTGGAAATCAACTTGCTCACGGAACTCCATCTCGAAACGTTTGCCGAATTGTGTAGGACCTATGGTGAATATCGCACCCTGACAAAGTGGCTGATCGAGGACCCTTCGCGAGCAACGTTCACATCCGAAAGTGGATACGAGTCCGAGTCGCCCCAAGTTCGTATGAGAGAGAAGGCGCTCACGACCCTTCAGAAACTTTGGCCCAAGTTTGGTTTACATCCATTTAGTCTCGCTCAAATGCGAAAGCACGGCGGCATTCCTTCGAACAAAGGAGCAGCCATCCAAGCATTCGCCCA